The Candidatus Bathyarchaeota archaeon sequence AAAATGTGCCTGATGACGCCGCCCTTATCAATGACGAAGGTGTAGCGCCCAGGGAGGAGCCCGAATGCCTTGGTTGCGCCATACAAAAACTGTATCTTCCGTTTTGGGTCGCTCAATAGAGTGAAAGGAAGCATGTGCCTGTCCACCCATCTCTTATGGGACTTAACGCTGTCACCGCTGACCCCGATTACTACGGCATCTAAGTCTATGATGTCTTCATAGACGTCTCTAAAGCCGCGGGCCTCTGCCGTGCACCCGGGCGAGAAATCCTTTGGGTAGAAAAACAGTACCACGTTGCTTTTTCCCTTGTAATCGCTCAAGGACACGGGATTGCCGTCCTGGTCCTTCAACGTGAAATCAGGGGATTTCGTTCCCACCTTAAAATTTGGCACATACGTTCCAATTAATGAGCAGATATAAAGAAATCTGATCCTAGACGCGCGAAAAGACGCGCGCTCGTCATAACACCATATACTCCTACAAAAAAAATAAGATGGCGGGGCCTATGTCAACCGGATCAGACACCCCTAATAACCCCTGATACCATCTTTCCACCACGAGTTCCCCAATGTTACAAGTTGAAGGACGTAACCCCGTTAAAGAAGCCCTCAAGATCACTAAACCAGAGAGGATCCTTGTGGCCAGGGGCACCGAAAAGCACCCAAAGATACAGGAGATCATCCTCATCGCCGGGAAGCGGGACATCCCCACAGAAATCGTTCCCAAGAGGCGCCTTGATACCCTCACCCAGACGGGTCGTCATCAGGGGATCATCACGCTCATCCAGCTCCCCCCCGTTCGCTCCCTTAAGGACATCCTCATGAGTAACCAAGGAGACGTCACCATCCTCCTCCTTGACAGGGTCCAGGACCCTATGAACTTGGGCTCCATCCTCAGGACCGCTGAGGCCACTGGAGTCGACACCGTCATTATCCCCAAAAAGGAGAGCGTCGGCCTCACTCCCGCGGTCCTCCGAGCCTCCATGGGAGGCGCCCTCCACGTCCCCCTCATCAGGGACAGCCTCTACCGGGCGGCCAAGCTCCTTAGACAAGAGGGGGTCACCCTTATTGGCATCGACCCAACCGCCACCACTAGGTACTATGACACTCGACTCACTGGCTCTGTCGCCATCATCCTCGGCGGCGAAGACCAGGGACTTAACTCCACCCTCCAGAACCAGTGCCATAGCCTAGCGAGGATACCCATGTACGGTGCTATCACCACTCTAAATGTTAGCGCAGCCACTGCGGTCACTCTCTACGAGAGAACCCGCCAACAAACAAATAATAAAAACCGGAGGATAACACCATAAGCAGGCCGCGCGGCCGAACTGGAGTATATCGTGGATTCCCGAGAAAAAGGACATGTGAAGGATGCCGAAAATACTCCCGGAAGACATTCTACTGCGCCAAACATCGCAAAGTCCTCGCAGCAAGGAGGACTGCCTGCGACTATTGGGCCCCTAGGAAGAAGAAGATACCTCGGGGAAGAAAGCGTTACTAAGCCCAATTGCAACTGATCAAACTATACGCGCCACAAAACTAACCCAATGCTGAGAACCACGATATCCCCAACAGC is a genomic window containing:
- a CDS encoding peroxiredoxin produces the protein MPNFKVGTKSPDFTLKDQDGNPVSLSDYKGKSNVVLFFYPKDFSPGCTAEARGFRDVYEDIIDLDAVVIGVSGDSVKSHKRWVDRHMLPFTLLSDPKRKIQFLYGATKAFGLLPGRYTFVIDKGGVIRHIFTSEINMKKHIAVSLKALREITE
- the rlmB gene encoding 23S rRNA (guanosine(2251)-2'-O)-methyltransferase RlmB, with protein sequence MLQVEGRNPVKEALKITKPERILVARGTEKHPKIQEIILIAGKRDIPTEIVPKRRLDTLTQTGRHQGIITLIQLPPVRSLKDILMSNQGDVTILLLDRVQDPMNLGSILRTAEATGVDTVIIPKKESVGLTPAVLRASMGGALHVPLIRDSLYRAAKLLRQEGVTLIGIDPTATTRYYDTRLTGSVAIILGGEDQGLNSTLQNQCHSLARIPMYGAITTLNVSAATAVTLYERTRQQTNNKNRRITP